One part of the Vicia villosa cultivar HV-30 ecotype Madison, WI linkage group LG6, Vvil1.0, whole genome shotgun sequence genome encodes these proteins:
- the LOC131609526 gene encoding uncharacterized protein LOC131609526, whose product MEALYKKLYAKYTKLKTNKLSEFHEPAKEQEQKFRKFVSASEQLIDHLRNEYDKVLEQNNDLVNELISVRLAKDKQLFDLEKRLMEEKTKSESLLEEVEKLQKLLKEGTLKEGASGGLNNSNKVKSNSSNNSSVRMTRKRMSQEQDALDKEARRVIPCEIDEGNSVERESTRSFLKENASNKLRECSVSEVNDQSGVDLQESGLSSWLAHSLFEYTLGMKLSFDNQTGRSCLFTNQSTGFSFSISWIGKTPGEEAGEDAELLYQVQSLGILERLVPEWMTEDIKFSPTMCPIFFGRVSRVINLRY is encoded by the exons ATGGAGGCTCTGTACAAAAAACTCTACGCTAAATACACCAAACTCAAG ACTAACAAACTCTCCGAGTTCCATGAACCTGCCAAGGAACAAGAACAGAAATTCCGCAAATTCGTCTCCG CTTCCGAACAGTTGATAGATCATTTGAGAAATGAATATGATAAGGTTCTTGAACAGAACAATGACTTGGTAAATGAATTGATTTCGGTTAG GCTTGCCAAGGACAAACAACTCTTTGATCTAGAAAAGCGTTTAATGGAGGAAAAAACGAAAA GTGAATCTCTTCTTGAAGAAGTTGAGAAGTTGCAAAAGCTTCTGAAGGAAGGAACTTTGAAGGAAGGAGCTTCTGGTGGTTTAAATAACAGCAATAAGGTCAAGAGCAATTCCTCCAATAACTCATCTGTAAGAATGACAAGAAAACGTATGAGCCAGGAACAGGATGCATTGGACAAAGAAGCGAGGAGGGTTATACCATGTGAAATTGATGAAGGTAATTCTGTGGAGAGAGAGTCAACCCGAAGCTTTCTCAAGGAGAATGCTTCCAATAAG CTGCGGGAGTGCTCTGTGTCTGAAGTTAATGATCAATCAG GCGTTGATTTACAGGAAAGTGGTCTTAGTAGCTGGCTTGCTCATTCTCTTTTTGAGTATACATTGGGTATGAAGTTATCCTTTGACAATCAAACTGGACGATCATGTCTTTTTACAAATCAATCAACCG GTTTCTCCTTTAGTATATCATGGATTGGCAAAACCCCCGGAGAGGAAGCTGGAGAGGATGCAGAACTGCTATACCAAGTACAATCTCTAGGCATACTTGAAAGATTAGTACCAGAATGGATGACGGAAGACATCAAGTTCAGCCCAACCATGTGCCCCATCTTCTTTGGAAGGGTATCGCGTGTTATCAATTTAAGATACTGA